The segment GGGCGTCGAGGACGACTTCAAGGCCGTGCACAAGAGGACCGGGGGCCACCCCTTGTTCCTGGAACTGATCGGCAGCTACTCCGGGAGGTCATGACATGGACCCGGAAATACTGAACGGCATAGACGACTTCATCGGCGAGGAGATCTACTCGAAACTCGAAGACGACGAGAAGAAGATGATGAAGGTCGCCTGCCTGTTCGATGGACCCTTCGAGCCGGACGCCCTCTTCATCGAGGAGGACCTGACCTTCGACACGCTCCTCGCGCTTAGAAACAAGTCGCTCATGAGAACCGTTGCCGACGGGCGGTACCTGGCCCACGAGGTCATTCGCTCCTACTTCAGGGGAATACTGACTCCGACTGAGAAGGAGAGATTCTCTTGTGGAGTAATGCCATACTTGCTCGAGCAGGGGAACAAGGCGAAGATGTCCTATCGCAACGACGACGCGGTGGGCTACTTCTCCAATGCGCTCGAACTGCAGGTGGATGACGGCGGCAAGCTCGAGGCCATGGAGGGGCTGGGTGGTGTACTTGAACTCATCGGTCAGTACGATGGGTCTCTTGATAGATACCAGTCCGTCTTGGAGCTCTCTCCTGAAGCCCGTATCTCCTCCAGGGTTCTCAGGAAGATTGGGAGAGTCCACCTTCTCAGGGGTGAAGGCGAGACGGCTCTGGAGAGTTTCGAGAAGGCCCGTGAACTCCTCGATGATGAGAAGAGCGTGGAGGCTGGGAAGCTGCTTGTAGCGTTCTCTCAGGCCCTTCACAGAACGCGGGAATGGGAAGAGTCGAAGAAAGCAGCCAACGAGGCGATCAAGACACTCGAACTTCACTCCGGACAGGAGAACGAGATAGGAAAAGCCCACAGCATACTGGGGCTCTCTTACATATTCGGAGTTCCCCCAGATTTCAGCAGGGCAGAGGAACACCTTCTGAGAAGCCTCGATCTCCGAAGAAAGGCTGGAAGTTTAGACGGAGAGGCCGCCACTCAGAACAATCTTGGAATTGC is part of the Candidatus Thermoplasmatota archaeon genome and harbors:
- a CDS encoding tetratricopeptide repeat protein, whose amino-acid sequence is MDPEILNGIDDFIGEEIYSKLEDDEKKMMKVACLFDGPFEPDALFIEEDLTFDTLLALRNKSLMRTVADGRYLAHEVIRSYFRGILTPTEKERFSCGVMPYLLEQGNKAKMSYRNDDAVGYFSNALELQVDDGGKLEAMEGLGGVLELIGQYDGSLDRYQSVLELSPEARISSRVLRKIGRVHLLRGEGETALESFEKARELLDDEKSVEAGKLLVAFSQALHRTREWEESKKAANEAIKTLELHSGQENEIGKAHSILGLSYIFGVPPDFSRAEEHLLRSLDLRRKAGSLDGEAATQNNLGIAYANLSKPRKALEHLSAGGRLAEETGSFYTASKLTLTRGCLHYELLGEFDEALELFKNGLGIAEDAGDRGIQCLAHRHLSRACRYKGDLESSLEHSSKYVELAEKTGRKWDTMNAHLERAKEFLVLERFKDSAVSCKMARGMAERMDDIAILADCLRIEGGYLRGQGRLAESRKALDKSIELLRKTEDTHALALAYCEYALLCRDEGDRRKSEEHVNHAVKLLESENISWLADSIKAAFTARGP